The Lentzea guizhouensis genome contains a region encoding:
- the moaA gene encoding GTP 3',8-cyclase MoaA, whose translation MTAVELGLPIVRGTPDASARPDTPLLVDRFGRVAKDLRVSLTDRCNLRCTYCMPAEGLDWLQKDELLTDAELVRLIRIAVVDLGVTDIRFTGGEPLLRRGLEHVIASTAALEPRPRMSMTTNGIGLSRRAKSLKDAGLNRINVSLDTLDPDRFATLTRRDRITDVLDGLDAAREAGLEPVKVNSVLLRGMNEDEAVPLLRFCVENGYQLRFIEQMPLDPQHGWTRTNMVTAEEILAILSTAYTLTPYEVPRGGAPAERWLVDGGPAVVGVIASVTRPFCAACDRTRLTSDGQIRNCLFSRSETDLRALLRDGSPDTAIADAWRATMWGKAAGHGINDAGFSQPDRPMSAIGG comes from the coding sequence GTGACAGCAGTGGAGTTGGGACTACCCATCGTGCGCGGCACCCCCGACGCGTCCGCCCGTCCGGACACGCCGCTGCTCGTCGACCGGTTCGGGCGGGTGGCGAAGGACCTGCGGGTGTCGCTCACGGACCGCTGCAACCTGCGCTGCACCTACTGCATGCCGGCCGAGGGCCTCGACTGGCTGCAGAAGGACGAGCTGCTCACCGACGCCGAGCTGGTCAGGCTCATCCGGATCGCCGTGGTCGACCTGGGCGTCACCGACATCCGCTTCACCGGCGGCGAGCCGTTGCTGCGCCGCGGCCTGGAGCACGTGATCGCCTCGACGGCCGCGCTGGAGCCCCGGCCGCGGATGTCGATGACCACGAACGGCATCGGCCTCTCCCGCCGTGCGAAGTCGCTGAAGGACGCGGGCCTGAACCGCATCAACGTGTCGCTCGACACCCTCGACCCCGACCGGTTCGCCACGCTGACCAGGCGCGACCGCATCACCGACGTGCTCGACGGCCTCGACGCCGCGCGCGAGGCCGGCCTGGAGCCGGTGAAGGTCAACTCCGTGCTGCTGCGCGGCATGAACGAGGACGAGGCCGTCCCGCTGCTGCGCTTCTGCGTCGAGAACGGCTACCAGCTGCGGTTCATCGAGCAGATGCCGCTCGACCCGCAGCACGGCTGGACCCGCACGAACATGGTGACGGCCGAAGAGATCCTCGCGATACTGTCCACCGCGTACACGCTGACGCCCTACGAGGTCCCGCGCGGAGGCGCTCCCGCCGAACGCTGGCTGGTCGACGGCGGCCCCGCGGTCGTCGGCGTGATCGCCTCGGTGACCAGGCCGTTCTGCGCCGCCTGCGACCGCACCCGGCTCACCTCGGACGGCCAGATCCGCAACTGCCTGTTCAGCCGGTCGGAGACCGACCTGCGCGCGCTGCTGCGCGACGGCTCCCCCGACACGGCCATCGCCGACGCGTGGCGGGCCACGATGTGGGGCAAGGCGGCCGGGCACGGGATCAACGACGCGGGCTTCAGCCAGCCCGACCGGCCCATGAGCGCTATCGGAGGATGA
- a CDS encoding MoaD/ThiS family protein, whose protein sequence is MKIRYFAGARAAAGVADEDLVLDGSPTVAVVVSAIEERHGDRLAKVLAASSFLLDGVAVRDTSVPVPAGAQLDVLPPFAGG, encoded by the coding sequence GTGAAGATCCGCTATTTCGCGGGCGCGCGCGCTGCGGCCGGTGTCGCGGACGAAGACCTGGTGCTCGACGGCTCGCCGACCGTCGCGGTCGTGGTCAGCGCGATCGAGGAACGGCACGGGGACCGGTTGGCGAAGGTGCTGGCCGCGTCGAGCTTCCTGCTGGACGGGGTCGCCGTGCGGGACACGTCGGTGCCGGTGCCGGCCGGGGCTCAGCTGGACGTGCTGCCCCCGTTCGCCGGGGGCTGA
- a CDS encoding YccF domain-containing protein — MRLILNVIWLVLAGFWMAVGYAVAGLICCILIITIPWGIASFRIANYALWPFGREVVDKPGAGTGSLLGNVIWIIVAGIWLAIGHIVTGIALCITVIGIPLGVANFKLVKVSLVPLGKEIVEVP; from the coding sequence ATGCGCCTCATCCTGAACGTGATCTGGCTGGTGCTCGCCGGTTTCTGGATGGCCGTCGGCTACGCGGTCGCCGGTCTGATCTGCTGCATCCTGATCATCACGATCCCGTGGGGCATCGCGTCGTTCCGCATCGCGAACTACGCGCTGTGGCCGTTCGGCCGCGAGGTGGTCGACAAGCCGGGCGCGGGCACGGGCTCGCTGCTGGGCAACGTCATCTGGATCATCGTCGCCGGGATCTGGCTCGCCATCGGGCACATCGTCACCGGCATCGCGCTGTGCATCACGGTCATCGGCATCCCGCTGGGCGTCGCGAACTTCAAGCTGGTGAAGGTGTCGCTGGTGCCGCTGGGCAAGGAGATCGTCGAGGTCCCGTGA
- a CDS encoding Nramp family divalent metal transporter: protein MAAVGTRLRAGAALLGPAFVAAIAYVDPGNVATNTAAGATYGYLLVWVLVVANVMAGLVQYLSAKLGLVTGKSLPEAVRDHLPRPVRLAYWGQAEVVAMATDLAEVLGGAIALHLLFDLPLLLGGVITGVVSTVLLLVQDRRGQRPFERVITTMLVVIAVGFMAGLFVSPPSGASALGGLVPRFDGADSVLLAAGMLGATVMPHAVYLHSALARDRHGKNPRLLGTTKVDVVVAMLLAGAVNMAMLLLAASALQGEENVDTLEGAHAAVGATLGGGIALLFALGLLASGFASTAVGCYAGAVVMDGLLRVRVPLPARRIVTLVPALAVLASGVDPTFALVLSQVVLSFGIPFAMVPLVWLTGRRSVMGAFTNRRAVTFAAWVVAFAVVVLNVALIYLTVVA from the coding sequence GTGGCCGCTGTCGGGACGCGCCTGCGTGCGGGCGCGGCGTTGCTCGGTCCGGCGTTCGTCGCCGCGATCGCGTACGTCGATCCCGGCAACGTGGCCACCAACACCGCGGCGGGCGCGACGTACGGGTACCTGCTGGTGTGGGTGCTCGTCGTCGCGAACGTCATGGCGGGGCTCGTGCAGTACCTGTCGGCGAAGCTCGGCCTGGTCACCGGGAAGTCGTTGCCGGAGGCGGTGCGGGACCACCTGCCGCGGCCGGTGCGGCTCGCCTACTGGGGCCAGGCCGAGGTGGTCGCGATGGCGACCGACCTGGCCGAGGTGCTGGGCGGAGCGATCGCGCTGCACCTGCTGTTCGACCTGCCGCTGCTGCTCGGCGGGGTGATCACCGGTGTGGTGTCGACGGTTCTGCTGCTGGTGCAGGACAGGCGCGGGCAGCGGCCGTTCGAGCGGGTGATCACGACGATGCTGGTCGTGATCGCGGTCGGGTTCATGGCGGGGTTGTTCGTGTCGCCGCCGTCCGGGGCTTCTGCGCTGGGCGGCCTGGTGCCGCGGTTCGACGGCGCGGACAGCGTGCTGCTCGCGGCGGGCATGCTCGGTGCGACCGTGATGCCGCACGCGGTCTACCTGCACTCGGCGCTGGCCCGTGACCGGCACGGGAAGAACCCGCGACTGCTCGGCACCACCAAGGTCGACGTCGTCGTCGCGATGCTGCTGGCCGGCGCGGTGAACATGGCGATGCTGCTGCTGGCGGCCTCGGCGTTGCAGGGCGAGGAGAACGTCGACACGCTCGAAGGAGCGCACGCGGCGGTCGGCGCCACGCTCGGTGGCGGGATCGCGTTGCTGTTCGCTCTTGGTCTGCTGGCTTCGGGTTTCGCCTCCACCGCCGTCGGGTGCTACGCCGGCGCGGTGGTGATGGACGGGCTGCTGCGGGTGCGGGTTCCGTTGCCGGCACGGCGAATCGTCACGCTGGTACCGGCGCTGGCGGTCCTGGCGTCCGGAGTGGACCCGACGTTCGCGTTGGTGCTGTCGCAGGTGGTGCTGTCGTTCGGCATCCCGTTCGCGATGGTGCCGTTGGTGTGGCTGACCGGGCGCCGGTCCGTGATGGGTGCGTTCACGAACCGGCGTGCGGTGACGTTCGCCGCCTGGGTGGTGGCGTTCGCGGTGGTGGTGCTGAACGTGGCGTTGATCTACCTGACGGTGGTGGCGTAG
- a CDS encoding metallophosphoesterase, producing the protein MYVVGDVHGHLAELTRALHVAELCDEEGHWTGGEAELWFLGDFVDRGPDGVGVIDLVMRLGDEAAEAGGSVNSLIGNHEVLLLGMYHFGDDQVPDSLGPRSFARSWLLNGGLRSDQDRLTDAHVEWLTTRPVLKLRDDHLLMHSDTVAYLEWGSSIEEVNEAVRQVLKSDDLVEWWECWRKMTTRYAFRGPQGSEIADELLATLGGTRIVHGHSVIADQLGVTPDQIDGPLVYADDKVLAIDAGLYSGGPCLVVSLPYRGA; encoded by the coding sequence ATGTACGTCGTGGGTGACGTGCACGGACACCTCGCCGAACTGACCAGGGCCCTGCACGTCGCCGAGTTGTGCGACGAGGAGGGGCACTGGACCGGTGGCGAGGCCGAGCTGTGGTTCCTCGGCGACTTCGTGGACCGCGGGCCGGACGGGGTCGGCGTGATCGACCTCGTCATGCGGCTGGGTGATGAGGCAGCCGAGGCCGGCGGCTCGGTCAACTCGTTGATCGGCAACCACGAGGTGCTGCTGCTCGGCATGTACCACTTCGGCGACGACCAGGTGCCCGACAGCCTGGGCCCGCGGTCGTTCGCGCGCAGCTGGCTGCTCAACGGCGGCCTGCGCAGCGACCAGGACCGGCTGACCGACGCGCACGTCGAGTGGCTGACCACCCGGCCGGTGCTGAAGCTGCGCGACGACCACCTGCTGATGCACTCCGACACGGTGGCCTACCTCGAATGGGGGTCCTCGATCGAGGAGGTCAACGAGGCGGTTCGCCAGGTGCTCAAGAGCGACGACCTGGTCGAGTGGTGGGAGTGCTGGCGCAAGATGACGACCAGGTACGCCTTCCGCGGCCCGCAGGGCTCCGAGATCGCCGACGAGCTGCTGGCCACGTTGGGCGGCACCAGGATCGTGCACGGGCACAGCGTCATCGCGGACCAGCTCGGGGTCACGCCGGACCAGATCGACGGGCCGCTCGTCTACGCCGACGACAAGGTGCTGGCGATCGACGCCGGCCTCTACAGCGGCGGGCCGTGCCTCGTCGTGTCCTTGCCGTACCGCGGAGCCTGA
- a CDS encoding AMP-binding protein: MTASYSSGTSTAPLLGDTIGANLAATVARFGDREALVDHATGRRWTYTELAAEVARAAAGLTALGVRKGDRVGIWAPNCAEWVFVQYATAQLGAILVNVNPAYRVHELEYVLNQAGIHTLVAARSFKTSDYEGMIASVRPRCPSLRHVVFVDDPQWSDADVPEPALDRDDPINIQYTSGTTGFPKGATLSHHNILNNGYFVGELLNYTENDRICVVPPFYHCFGMVMGNLAATSHGACVVIPAPAFDPAATLAAVQEERCTSLYGVPTMFIAMLDLADGYDLSSLRTGIMAGSPCPVEVMKQVVDRMGMREVSICYGMTETSPVSTQTRADDSLDRRVGTVGRVGPHLEVKIVDPATGTTVPRGTPGELCTRGYSVMLGYWNEPEKTAEAVDAAGWMHTGDLAVMDDDSYVNITGRIKDMVIRGGENVYPREIEEFLYTHPDVLDAQVVGVPDAKYGEELMAWVRMREGVAPLTAEAVREFCTGKLAHYKIPRYVHVVDEFPMTVTGKVRKVEMRVKSVELLGLDDGVQHA; the protein is encoded by the coding sequence ATGACCGCCAGCTACTCCTCGGGCACGTCCACCGCCCCGCTGCTGGGCGACACCATCGGCGCGAACCTCGCCGCGACCGTCGCGCGGTTCGGCGACCGCGAGGCACTCGTCGACCACGCGACCGGTCGCCGGTGGACCTACACCGAGCTGGCGGCCGAGGTCGCCCGCGCCGCCGCCGGGCTCACCGCGCTGGGCGTGCGCAAGGGCGACCGGGTCGGCATCTGGGCACCGAACTGCGCGGAGTGGGTCTTCGTGCAGTACGCGACGGCCCAGCTCGGCGCGATCCTGGTCAACGTCAACCCCGCCTACCGGGTGCACGAGCTGGAGTACGTGCTCAACCAGGCCGGCATCCACACGCTGGTGGCCGCGCGGTCGTTCAAGACCTCGGACTACGAGGGGATGATCGCCTCCGTCCGGCCGCGGTGCCCCTCGCTGCGGCACGTGGTCTTCGTGGACGATCCACAGTGGAGCGACGCGGACGTCCCCGAGCCGGCGCTGGACCGCGACGACCCGATCAACATCCAGTACACGTCCGGCACGACCGGCTTCCCCAAGGGCGCGACGCTCTCGCACCACAACATCCTCAACAACGGCTACTTCGTCGGGGAGCTGTTGAACTACACGGAGAACGACCGCATCTGCGTCGTCCCGCCGTTCTACCACTGCTTCGGCATGGTGATGGGCAACCTCGCCGCCACCAGCCACGGCGCCTGCGTCGTGATCCCCGCGCCCGCCTTCGACCCGGCCGCGACCCTTGCGGCGGTGCAGGAGGAGCGCTGCACGTCGCTCTACGGTGTGCCGACGATGTTCATCGCGATGCTCGACCTCGCCGACGGCTACGACCTCTCGTCGCTGCGCACCGGCATCATGGCCGGCTCGCCGTGCCCGGTCGAGGTGATGAAGCAGGTCGTCGACCGGATGGGCATGCGCGAGGTGTCCATCTGCTACGGCATGACCGAGACCTCACCCGTCTCGACGCAGACCCGCGCCGACGACTCGCTGGACCGCCGGGTCGGCACCGTCGGCAGGGTCGGCCCGCACCTCGAGGTCAAGATCGTCGACCCGGCCACCGGCACGACCGTTCCCCGTGGCACGCCGGGAGAGCTCTGCACCCGCGGCTACTCCGTGATGCTCGGCTACTGGAACGAGCCGGAGAAGACCGCGGAGGCCGTGGACGCGGCGGGCTGGATGCACACCGGTGACCTCGCGGTGATGGACGACGACTCGTACGTGAACATCACCGGTCGCATCAAGGACATGGTGATCCGCGGTGGCGAGAACGTCTACCCGCGCGAGATCGAGGAGTTCCTCTACACGCACCCCGACGTGCTCGACGCCCAGGTGGTCGGCGTGCCGGACGCCAAGTACGGCGAGGAGCTCATGGCGTGGGTGCGGATGCGCGAGGGCGTCGCACCGCTGACGGCGGAGGCGGTGCGGGAGTTCTGCACCGGGAAGCTCGCCCACTACAAGATCCCGCGTTACGTGCACGTGGTGGACGAGTTCCCGATGACGGTCACCGGCAAGGTGCGCAAGGTGGAGATGCGCGTGAAGTCGGTGGAGCTGCTGGGGCTGGACGACGGCGTCCAGCACGCCTAG
- a CDS encoding TetR/AcrR family transcriptional regulator: MSDITELCIEAAADLLAVRGFHGLRMIEVASRAGVSRQTVYNEFGNKEGLVQAVAAHRTEEYLAGIAQRLRQDPDPWQAMRLAFRFTFEQTEKDRLASAMLTGQDAEDLLPFLTIRGHPVLFHATEVVERHLSEHFPGKRVRFTAETTVRLALSHLLMPSGDLDDAMDAVITVARVTLEA, encoded by the coding sequence GTGAGCGACATCACCGAGCTCTGCATCGAGGCGGCCGCTGACCTGTTGGCGGTGCGCGGGTTCCACGGGTTGCGCATGATCGAGGTGGCCAGTCGCGCGGGGGTGAGCAGGCAGACGGTCTACAACGAGTTCGGCAACAAGGAAGGGCTCGTGCAGGCGGTCGCCGCGCACCGCACCGAGGAGTACCTGGCGGGCATCGCACAGCGGCTCAGGCAGGACCCCGACCCGTGGCAGGCCATGCGGCTGGCGTTCCGGTTCACGTTCGAGCAGACCGAGAAGGACCGGCTCGCCTCCGCGATGCTGACCGGACAGGACGCCGAGGACCTGTTGCCGTTCCTCACGATTCGCGGCCATCCCGTGCTGTTCCACGCGACCGAGGTCGTCGAGCGGCACCTGAGCGAGCACTTTCCCGGCAAGCGGGTGCGGTTCACGGCGGAGACGACCGTGCGGCTCGCGCTGAGCCACCTGCTGATGCCGAGTGGCGACCTCGACGACGCGATGGACGCTGTGATCACGGTCGCGCGCGTCACCCTGGAAGCCTGA
- a CDS encoding MarR family winged helix-turn-helix transcriptional regulator, protein MEPEVLERFTWYMREQSALTVMFHTKVAEQMGLSATDEKCIDLAMRADGPLTAGRLAELSGLSTGAVTGVIDRLERAGYVRRVRDPHDRRKVLVEVTVGDVEKFGELFANAYHSLVEVLGHFDDAELAVIERYLKLQIETFRKRVIDT, encoded by the coding sequence ATGGAACCGGAAGTGCTGGAGAGGTTCACCTGGTACATGCGGGAGCAGAGCGCGCTCACCGTCATGTTCCACACCAAGGTCGCCGAGCAGATGGGGCTGTCGGCGACCGACGAGAAGTGCATCGACCTCGCGATGAGGGCCGACGGGCCGCTCACCGCCGGTCGTCTCGCCGAGCTCTCCGGCCTGTCCACCGGCGCCGTCACCGGGGTCATCGACCGCCTCGAACGCGCGGGGTACGTCCGCCGCGTCCGCGACCCGCACGACCGGCGCAAGGTCCTCGTCGAGGTCACGGTCGGCGACGTGGAGAAGTTCGGGGAGCTCTTCGCCAACGCCTACCACAGCCTCGTCGAGGTGCTCGGCCACTTCGACGACGCTGAGCTCGCGGTCATCGAGCGTTATCTGAAGCTCCAGATCGAGACGTTCCGCAAGCGCGTGATCGATACTTAG
- a CDS encoding HAD family hydrolase, whose product MPFTVGFDLDMTLIDPRPGMAAVLNEVGARTGHALDGEHFAANLGPPLDMIYRDMGVPEEEIPDLVTLFRALYPDVVIPATVALPGASAALALVRALGGQTMVVTGKYRKNAALHLDALGWEVDHLYGELWSTGKAESLKLHGAAVYVGDHVGDMRGAAAAGALGVGVVTGPCSRQELLDAGAAVVLEDLREFPEWLRTSGVTS is encoded by the coding sequence GTGCCTTTCACCGTGGGTTTCGACCTGGACATGACGCTCATCGACCCCAGACCGGGCATGGCCGCGGTGCTGAACGAGGTCGGCGCCCGCACCGGTCACGCCCTCGACGGCGAGCACTTCGCCGCGAACCTCGGCCCGCCCCTGGACATGATCTACCGCGACATGGGCGTGCCCGAGGAGGAGATCCCGGACCTGGTCACGCTCTTCCGCGCGCTCTACCCGGACGTCGTGATCCCCGCGACCGTCGCACTGCCCGGCGCGTCGGCCGCGCTGGCCCTCGTGCGCGCGCTGGGCGGCCAGACCATGGTCGTGACCGGCAAGTACCGCAAGAACGCCGCACTGCACCTCGACGCCCTCGGCTGGGAGGTCGACCACCTCTACGGCGAGCTGTGGTCCACCGGCAAGGCCGAGTCGCTCAAGCTCCACGGCGCCGCCGTCTACGTGGGCGACCACGTCGGTGACATGCGCGGAGCAGCCGCGGCGGGCGCGCTGGGCGTGGGCGTGGTGACCGGACCGTGCAGCCGGCAGGAACTGCTCGACGCGGGCGCCGCGGTCGTCCTGGAGGACCTGCGCGAGTTCCCGGAGTGGCTCAGGACTTCCGGCGTGACTTCCTGA
- a CDS encoding HAD-IIA family hydrolase translates to MWHYLMDMDGVLVHEEHLIPGADEFVGELRASDTPFLVLTNNSIYTPRDLRARLQRTGLDIPESSIWTSALATARFLDSQRPNGSAFVIGEAGLTTALHEIGYVLTDRDPDYVVLGETRTYSFTAITKAIRLVEEGAKFIATNPDATGPSREGSLPATGAVAALIERATGREPYYVGKPNPLMMRSALRALGSHSEHALMIGDRMDTDVRSGLEAGLSTILVLSGIFTAEHAEMYPYRPTRVLKSIAELVGHSQDPFGDWTDH, encoded by the coding sequence ATGTGGCACTACTTGATGGACATGGACGGCGTTCTGGTGCACGAAGAGCACCTGATCCCCGGCGCTGACGAGTTCGTCGGAGAGCTGCGTGCCTCCGACACCCCGTTCCTCGTGCTCACGAACAACTCCATCTACACGCCACGCGACCTGCGCGCCCGGCTGCAGCGGACCGGCCTCGACATCCCCGAGTCGTCGATCTGGACCTCCGCGCTCGCCACGGCCCGGTTCCTCGACTCGCAGCGCCCGAACGGCTCGGCGTTCGTCATCGGCGAGGCCGGCCTCACCACCGCGCTGCACGAGATCGGCTACGTGCTGACCGACCGCGACCCCGACTACGTCGTCCTCGGTGAGACGCGCACCTACAGCTTCACCGCGATCACCAAGGCCATCCGCCTGGTCGAGGAAGGCGCGAAGTTCATCGCGACCAACCCGGACGCCACCGGCCCGTCGCGCGAGGGCTCGCTGCCCGCGACCGGCGCCGTGGCGGCGTTGATCGAGCGCGCCACCGGCCGGGAGCCGTACTACGTCGGCAAGCCGAACCCGTTGATGATGCGGTCGGCCCTGCGCGCGCTGGGCTCGCACTCGGAGCACGCCCTCATGATCGGCGACCGGATGGACACCGACGTCCGCTCCGGCCTGGAGGCCGGCCTGTCGACCATCCTGGTGCTCTCCGGGATCTTCACCGCCGAGCACGCCGAGATGTACCCGTACCGCCCGACGCGGGTGCTCAAGTCGATCGCGGAGCTCGTCGGTCACTCTCAGGACCCGTTCGGCGACTGGACTGACCACTGA
- a CDS encoding Gfo/Idh/MocA family protein: protein MKWGVIATGGIAQAVTADMLKVEGVTVLAVSSRDVTRAQAFADRFGIERAYGDYHDLLADPDVDVVYVATPHGQHHEVTLAALDAGKHVLCEKAFALTVADAEEMVEKARSKGNLFLMEAMWTRFNPLVRKVHQAITDGEIGDVRSVRASFGFAHTFDANDRLWAKEAGGGAMLDLGVYPVALAHLLLGVPQEIHAWGGKAPSDVDSDAGLLLGYPGGAHALLSCSLVANIGCEAEIVGTKGSIEIADPMFNAQKATINGVEHTIENEGYTHQIRAVEESIAAGLTENPLVTWQDTLEVMRTMQEALRQLGVSYATTVR from the coding sequence ATGAAGTGGGGTGTGATCGCAACGGGCGGCATCGCGCAGGCCGTGACCGCTGACATGCTGAAAGTCGAGGGCGTCACAGTTCTCGCGGTGTCCTCGCGTGACGTGACGAGGGCGCAAGCGTTTGCCGACCGGTTCGGGATCGAGCGGGCGTACGGCGACTACCACGACCTGCTCGCCGACCCCGACGTCGACGTGGTCTACGTCGCCACCCCGCACGGCCAGCACCACGAGGTCACGCTCGCCGCGCTCGACGCCGGCAAGCACGTGCTGTGCGAGAAGGCCTTCGCCCTCACGGTCGCCGACGCCGAGGAGATGGTCGAGAAGGCCAGGTCCAAGGGGAACCTGTTCCTCATGGAGGCCATGTGGACGCGCTTCAACCCGTTGGTCCGCAAGGTCCACCAGGCCATCACCGACGGCGAGATCGGCGACGTCCGCTCGGTGCGCGCGTCCTTCGGCTTCGCGCACACCTTCGACGCGAACGACCGGCTGTGGGCGAAGGAGGCCGGTGGCGGCGCGATGCTCGACCTCGGCGTCTACCCGGTCGCCCTCGCGCACCTGCTGCTCGGCGTTCCCCAGGAGATCCACGCGTGGGGCGGCAAGGCGCCGTCCGATGTGGACTCCGATGCCGGTCTGCTGCTCGGCTACCCCGGCGGCGCGCACGCGTTGCTGAGCTGCTCGCTGGTGGCGAACATCGGCTGTGAAGCGGAGATCGTGGGCACCAAGGGCTCGATCGAGATCGCCGACCCGATGTTCAACGCGCAGAAGGCGACCATCAACGGAGTCGAGCACACCATCGAGAACGAGGGCTACACGCACCAGATCCGCGCGGTCGAGGAGTCCATCGCCGCCGGCCTGACCGAGAACCCGCTGGTCACCTGGCAGGACACGCTGGAGGTCATGCGCACGATGCAGGAGGCGCTGCGCCAGCTCGGCGTCTCCTACGCCACCACCGTCAGGTAG